In Methylotenera sp. L2L1, the following proteins share a genomic window:
- a CDS encoding thiosulfate oxidation carrier protein SoxY, producing MQRRSFLLGMFTLIALTPVKVWAALWNRPAFEAVKLQDATQHLDVGAEVPSNDIVIIAPDRAENGAVVQVEVRSNIEHTEAIAILVEKNPTPLIANFMFSNGAEPYVVTRIKMAETSDLKVVVKAGNQYFTHAKNITVLENGCG from the coding sequence ATGCAACGTAGAAGTTTCTTATTGGGAATGTTCACTTTGATTGCGTTAACGCCAGTTAAAGTATGGGCAGCGCTATGGAATCGCCCTGCTTTTGAGGCGGTGAAATTACAGGATGCAACTCAGCATTTAGATGTTGGAGCAGAGGTGCCAAGCAACGACATCGTGATTATTGCGCCTGATCGTGCCGAAAATGGGGCAGTTGTGCAGGTTGAGGTGAGAAGTAATATCGAGCACACCGAGGCGATTGCTATATTGGTAGAGAAGAATCCGACTCCGCTTATTGCCAACTTTATGTTTAGCAATGGGGCTGAGCCATATGTGGTGACTCGTATCAAAATGGCTGAGACTTCTGATTTAAAAGTGGTGGTTAAGGCAGGTAATCAATATTTTACGCACGCTAAAAACATTACAGTATTGGAAAATGGTTGTGGGTAG
- a CDS encoding AI-2E family transporter has translation MNKHTNTVWLVAVLSVFGLIYLLGPILTPFLIAAILAYIANPLVNKIEALQLGSHQSKISFRPSRSIATLLVLLFLLAVLIIIVLIMIPLLQHEFVQISQKIPAYLNAAKANLEPWLQKNFGVSAEIDPAQIQAILTENWKTTGNFAKNIALSLSDHGMAVIGWFANLILIPLVLFYLLLDWNIFMQKISALLPRQLIGKTQEIASEIDAVLAEFLRGQLTVMVLMSIFYATGLWMAGLEFALPIGMLSGLLGFIPYLGFGLGLTLAVISGVLQFGNFGDLIPVLVVFGLGQLVESMALTPWLVGDRIGLHPLVVIFALMAGGQLFGFAGVLLALPVSAAIAVGFRHAKQKYLSSSFYLG, from the coding sequence ATGAACAAACACACAAATACCGTTTGGCTGGTGGCTGTTTTATCGGTTTTCGGCCTGATTTATCTGCTGGGTCCAATACTTACGCCTTTTTTGATTGCGGCAATCTTGGCATACATTGCCAACCCGCTAGTCAACAAAATTGAAGCCCTTCAATTAGGCAGTCATCAAAGCAAAATTTCATTTAGACCAAGCCGTAGCATTGCCACATTACTGGTACTTTTGTTTCTGCTAGCAGTATTAATAATCATCGTATTAATCATGATTCCATTATTGCAGCATGAGTTTGTACAGATTTCGCAAAAGATTCCCGCTTATTTAAATGCAGCCAAAGCGAACCTTGAACCTTGGTTACAAAAGAACTTTGGTGTCAGTGCCGAAATTGACCCTGCACAGATTCAAGCTATCCTCACTGAAAACTGGAAAACCACAGGGAATTTTGCTAAAAATATTGCACTTAGCTTAAGTGATCACGGCATGGCAGTAATTGGCTGGTTCGCTAATTTGATACTCATCCCACTCGTACTATTTTATTTGCTACTAGATTGGAATATCTTCATGCAGAAAATTAGTGCATTGCTACCACGGCAACTAATTGGCAAAACACAAGAAATTGCTTCTGAAATCGACGCCGTACTTGCTGAGTTTTTACGTGGGCAACTGACCGTAATGGTGCTAATGAGCATATTTTACGCTACGGGTTTATGGATGGCAGGGCTAGAGTTTGCACTACCAATTGGTATGTTATCTGGCTTGCTGGGCTTTATTCCCTACTTAGGCTTTGGTTTAGGCTTAACATTAGCTGTGATTTCCGGTGTTTTACAATTTGGCAACTTCGGCGATCTGATTCCAGTGTTAGTCGTATTTGGCTTGGGGCAACTCGTTGAAAGCATGGCACTTACCCCATGGCTAGTAGGGGATCGTATCGGCCTCCACCCGCTTGTTGTCATTTTTGCACTCATGGCTGGCGGCCAGTTATTTGGCTTTGCAGGCGTGCTATTGGCGCTGCCGGTATCAGCCGCGATAGCCGTTGGGTTTAGGCACGCAAAACAAAAATATCTTAGCAGTAGCTTTTACTTAGGTTAA
- a CDS encoding NAD(P)/FAD-dependent oxidoreductase produces the protein MLRITEVKLPIENAQSLIHQADEIKAALLKRLEIPESDLIHFDIFKRGVDARKSHAILYVYSLDVEVKNEEKILAKFRKDAHIKPAPDTSYKVVATTASTPELRPVIVGFGPAGIFAALILAQSGFKPIVLERGKEVRKRTQDTWGLWRKSTLNPESNVQFGEGGAGTFSDGKLYSQIKDPKHYGRKVIQEFVKAGAPEEIMYVSHPHIGTFRLVGMVEEMRKTITELGGEIRFESRVDDIEIENNQVQAVVLQTGERLATNHLVLAVGHSARDTFEMVHKRGIYIEAKPFSIGFRIEHPQSIIDKARYGKSYSEDLLTKLGAADYKLVHHAKNGRSVYSFCMCPGGTVVAAASEPNRVVTNGMSQYSRNERNANAGIVVGITPDQDYPGHPLAGMELQRQLESQAFVAGGSNYHAPGQLIGDFLQNKPSTQFGEVTPSYKPGVHLTNLASVLPEFAISAIREAIPEFAKQVKGFDFADGVLTGVETRTSSPIRIKRDDDSLQSINTKGLYPCGEGAGYAGGILSAGVDGIKVAEAVALSISANTH, from the coding sequence ATGTTACGTATTACTGAAGTCAAACTCCCGATTGAAAACGCTCAATCGCTCATCCATCAAGCAGATGAAATTAAAGCAGCATTGCTTAAACGCTTGGAAATTCCAGAAAGTGATTTGATTCACTTTGATATATTCAAACGCGGCGTAGACGCACGTAAATCGCATGCCATTTTGTATGTATACAGCCTTGATGTAGAAGTCAAAAACGAAGAAAAAATCTTAGCGAAGTTTCGCAAAGATGCACATATTAAACCTGCGCCTGACACTAGTTATAAGGTTGTTGCAACAACTGCATCTACACCCGAATTAAGACCAGTCATTGTCGGCTTTGGCCCAGCTGGTATCTTTGCCGCACTAATTTTGGCGCAATCTGGCTTTAAGCCGATCGTATTAGAACGCGGCAAAGAGGTGCGTAAGCGTACGCAGGACACATGGGGACTATGGCGCAAAAGTACGCTTAATCCTGAATCCAACGTGCAGTTTGGTGAAGGTGGTGCCGGCACGTTCTCTGACGGCAAGCTTTACAGCCAGATTAAAGACCCTAAACACTATGGCCGCAAGGTGATTCAAGAGTTCGTTAAAGCCGGTGCGCCAGAAGAAATCATGTACGTCAGCCACCCACATATCGGCACCTTCCGCCTAGTGGGCATGGTAGAGGAAATGCGTAAAACCATTACTGAGTTAGGCGGTGAAATCCGCTTTGAAAGCCGTGTCGATGACATTGAAATTGAAAATAATCAGGTGCAAGCCGTGGTGCTGCAAACTGGTGAGCGCCTTGCTACCAACCACTTGGTGTTGGCAGTAGGGCACAGCGCACGCGATACGTTTGAAATGGTTCACAAGCGTGGTATTTATATAGAAGCTAAACCGTTCTCGATTGGCTTCCGTATTGAGCACCCGCAATCTATCATCGACAAAGCCAGATACGGCAAGAGCTACAGTGAGGACTTACTGACTAAGCTTGGCGCAGCTGATTACAAGCTAGTGCATCATGCCAAGAACGGTCGTTCGGTTTACAGTTTCTGTATGTGCCCTGGCGGCACGGTGGTGGCTGCAGCATCAGAGCCTAACCGCGTGGTGACTAATGGCATGAGCCAATATAGCCGCAACGAGCGTAATGCCAACGCTGGCATTGTGGTGGGCATCACACCCGATCAGGATTACCCAGGCCATCCGCTGGCAGGTATGGAGTTGCAGCGCCAATTGGAAAGTCAGGCCTTTGTCGCTGGCGGTAGCAATTACCACGCGCCAGGGCAGTTAATCGGCGACTTTTTGCAAAACAAACCATCTACCCAGTTTGGTGAAGTCACACCTTCATACAAACCAGGTGTACATCTCACCAATTTAGCCTCCGTGTTACCAGAGTTTGCAATTAGCGCTATCCGTGAGGCTATCCCTGAATTTGCTAAACAAGTAAAAGGCTTTGATTTTGCGGACGGCGTACTAACCGGCGTAGAAACACGCACCTCTAGCCCTATTCGCATTAAACGTGACGATGACTCATTGCAAAGCATTAACACCAAGGGTTTATATCCATGTGGCGAGGGTGCTGGCTATGCAGGCGGGATTCTGTCAGCAGGGGTTGATGGTATCAAAGTGGCCGAGGCAGTAGCCCTTAGCATCTCTGCTAATACTCACTAA
- the ahpF gene encoding alkyl hydroperoxide reductase subunit F produces MALETGIKTQLQTYLQMLREPIVLAASLDETPAAQEMRELLEEIASMSDKITLTMEDDARKPSFAVKRGANHTEAHKAVGVRFAGIPMGHEFTSLVLALLHTGGHPMKLEAEKIAQIAALEGSFHFETYISLTCHNCPDVVQAMNMMAVINPNITHVMIDGALYQDEVKSREIMSVPTVYLNGEVFGAGRMELDEILPKIDVGAVAREAKKLDAQAPYDVLVVGGGPAGASAAVYAARKGIRTGIVADRFGGQVMDTLGIENFISVKETEGPKLVMALEEHVKSYDVDIMNLQRAVALTEPGKHGNKNDDLIELKLESGATLRSKSVILATGARWRELNVPGEKEYRGKGVAYCPHCDGPLFKGKPVAVVGGGNSGVEAAIDLANFVGHVTLLQFDTELKADAVLQKKLRTLSNVTIITSAQTTEVTGDGNKMNGLTYTDRVTGESKHLALDGVFVQIGLVPNSDWLKGTLNLSKYGEIEVNHHNATSLPGVFAAGDVTTTPYKQIIIAMGEGAKASLGAFDYLIRQ; encoded by the coding sequence ATGGCATTAGAAACCGGTATCAAAACCCAATTGCAAACCTATTTACAGATGTTGCGTGAGCCGATTGTGTTGGCTGCCTCATTAGATGAAACGCCAGCAGCCCAAGAGATGCGTGAACTGCTGGAAGAAATCGCGAGCATGTCAGACAAGATTACGCTGACCATGGAAGATGATGCGCGTAAACCTTCGTTTGCTGTCAAGCGTGGTGCAAACCATACCGAGGCACATAAGGCGGTAGGCGTGCGTTTTGCTGGTATTCCTATGGGCCATGAGTTTACCTCTTTAGTGTTGGCGCTACTTCATACGGGTGGGCATCCGATGAAGCTAGAGGCTGAAAAAATTGCACAAATTGCCGCGCTTGAGGGTAGCTTTCACTTTGAGACTTACATTTCGCTAACTTGCCATAACTGTCCCGATGTTGTGCAGGCGATGAATATGATGGCGGTGATTAACCCCAACATTACCCATGTGATGATTGATGGTGCGCTATATCAGGATGAAGTGAAATCCAGAGAAATTATGTCGGTACCAACTGTCTACTTAAACGGTGAGGTATTCGGTGCCGGCCGTATGGAGTTGGACGAGATTTTGCCAAAAATTGATGTAGGTGCAGTTGCACGCGAGGCGAAAAAATTAGATGCACAAGCACCTTATGATGTATTGGTGGTAGGCGGTGGCCCAGCAGGTGCCTCAGCAGCCGTTTACGCAGCACGTAAAGGCATACGCACGGGCATCGTAGCGGATCGTTTTGGTGGGCAAGTGATGGATACGCTTGGTATCGAAAACTTTATTTCAGTGAAAGAAACTGAAGGGCCAAAGTTAGTAATGGCATTGGAGGAGCATGTAAAAAGCTATGATGTGGATATCATGAATTTACAGCGTGCTGTTGCATTAACTGAGCCTGGTAAGCATGGTAACAAAAACGATGATCTAATCGAATTGAAGTTGGAAAGCGGCGCAACTTTAAGAAGTAAATCTGTGATTCTTGCCACGGGTGCGCGCTGGCGTGAGCTGAATGTGCCGGGTGAAAAAGAGTATCGTGGTAAAGGGGTTGCTTACTGCCCGCATTGCGATGGTCCATTGTTTAAAGGCAAACCTGTTGCCGTGGTAGGTGGCGGTAACTCAGGGGTCGAGGCAGCGATCGATCTAGCTAATTTTGTTGGTCATGTGACTTTATTGCAATTTGATACTGAATTAAAAGCAGATGCGGTATTGCAGAAAAAGCTACGTACATTGAGCAACGTGACTATCATTACCAGTGCGCAAACAACAGAAGTCACTGGTGATGGCAATAAAATGAATGGGCTGACCTATACCGACCGCGTCACTGGTGAGTCTAAACATTTAGCGTTAGATGGCGTGTTTGTGCAGATTGGTTTAGTGCCTAATAGTGATTGGTTAAAAGGTACTTTGAATTTGAGCAAGTATGGTGAAATTGAAGTGAATCATCATAATGCAACATCGTTACCCGGCGTGTTTGCCGCTGGCGATGTGACGACGACTCCATACAAACAAATCATTATTGCCATGGGTGAAGGTGCCAAAGCTTCACTAGGCGCATTTGATTATTTGATTAGGCAATAA
- a CDS encoding HdaA/DnaA family protein, which translates to MNSTDLHYKSPTKQLLLDIQPLAPPTLDNFIVGQNAEALHSLKQALTYAEEARFIYLWGAQGSGKSHLLQACQRIAAQSELPLFIADDTHLLNEEAQIALFDQFNQLRASGGILISSGIAAPTQMSLRDDLATRLAWGLVYQLHPLTDEEKAQALKTHAKERGMKLPDEVVDYCLRYLRRDLPTLMAVLDALDVWSLTEKKPVTVPMLKKLLQLNLET; encoded by the coding sequence ATGAACAGTACGGATCTTCATTACAAATCTCCGACCAAGCAATTATTGCTCGACATTCAGCCGTTGGCGCCGCCAACGTTGGATAACTTCATTGTAGGTCAGAATGCTGAAGCGCTGCATAGCCTAAAGCAAGCACTCACTTACGCAGAAGAAGCCCGTTTTATTTACTTATGGGGTGCACAGGGCAGTGGAAAATCTCACCTATTACAAGCCTGTCAACGCATTGCAGCACAATCCGAATTACCGCTTTTTATTGCAGACGATACGCATTTATTAAATGAGGAAGCGCAAATCGCGCTGTTTGATCAATTCAATCAACTACGCGCTTCTGGCGGCATCCTTATTTCAAGCGGCATTGCAGCACCAACACAAATGAGCCTGCGTGATGACTTAGCCACCAGACTAGCATGGGGCTTGGTTTACCAATTGCACCCACTGACCGATGAAGAAAAAGCCCAAGCGCTTAAAACACATGCAAAAGAGCGTGGCATGAAATTGCCAGACGAGGTGGTTGATTACTGCCTACGCTACCTGCGTCGTGATTTACCCACACTGATGGCAGTATTGGATGCACTGGATGTGTGGTCGCTCACTGAGAAAAAACCTGTGACCGTGCCTATGCTGAAAAAATTATTACAATTGAATCTTGAAACTTAA
- the ahpC gene encoding alkyl hydroperoxide reductase subunit C, translating into MSLINTQVQPFKTEAFHNGKFVEVSDVSMKGKWSVVIFMPAAFTFNCPTEVEDAADNYAEFQKAGAEVYIVTTDTHFSHKVWHETSPAVGKAQFPLVGDPTHQLTRAFDVHIDAEGLALRGTFVINPEGVIKTVEVHSNEIARDVKETLRKLKAAQFTAAHPGQVCPAKWQEGAKTLTPSLDLVGKI; encoded by the coding sequence ATGTCATTAATTAATACACAAGTTCAACCATTCAAAACAGAAGCTTTCCACAATGGTAAATTTGTTGAAGTAAGCGATGTAAGCATGAAGGGTAAATGGTCTGTGGTAATTTTTATGCCAGCAGCATTTACTTTTAACTGCCCAACCGAAGTGGAAGATGCTGCTGACAACTATGCTGAGTTCCAAAAAGCAGGTGCAGAAGTGTACATCGTGACTACAGATACACATTTCTCACACAAAGTGTGGCACGAAACTTCTCCAGCAGTTGGTAAAGCACAATTCCCATTAGTGGGTGACCCAACACACCAATTGACACGCGCATTTGACGTGCATATCGATGCAGAAGGCCTAGCATTGCGCGGTACTTTCGTGATTAACCCTGAAGGCGTGATTAAAACTGTAGAAGTACACAGCAACGAAATCGCACGTGATGTAAAAGAAACACTACGTAAATTGAAAGCTGCACAATTCACAGCGGCTCACCCAGGCCAAGTTTGCCCAGCTAAATGGCAAGAAGGTGCTAAAACATTAACACCATCATTAGACCTAGTAGGTAAGATCTAA
- a CDS encoding YgaP family membrane protein, giving the protein MMKANIGGVDRTIRIVVGLALIAWVLFANGPVWAWIGVVPLATGLINFCPAYGLLGMSTCKTKHE; this is encoded by the coding sequence ATGATGAAAGCTAACATTGGCGGAGTTGACCGCACAATACGCATTGTTGTAGGGCTCGCCCTAATTGCATGGGTATTATTTGCCAACGGTCCAGTTTGGGCGTGGATTGGTGTAGTGCCGCTAGCAACAGGGCTGATTAACTTTTGCCCAGCTTACGGTTTACTAGGTATGAGCACCTGCAAAACCAAGCATGAATAA
- the soxZ gene encoding thiosulfate oxidation carrier complex protein SoxZ — MDKSMKMRAQLKGDYTEVKVLMSHPMETGRRKNDADQLIPAHFVQLLTATLNGKPVIEAQWGTGIAKNPYLTFRLKGAKLGDVVEVTWHDNLGETATQSIAVTQA, encoded by the coding sequence ATGGATAAAAGCATGAAAATGCGCGCCCAACTGAAAGGTGACTATACTGAAGTTAAAGTGTTGATGAGCCACCCGATGGAAACTGGGCGCAGAAAAAATGATGCTGATCAGCTGATTCCTGCGCATTTTGTGCAGCTGTTGACAGCGACATTAAACGGTAAGCCTGTCATAGAAGCGCAGTGGGGTACTGGTATTGCTAAAAACCCATATCTCACCTTTAGGTTAAAAGGTGCCAAACTGGGTGATGTGGTTGAAGTGACCTGGCATGATAATTTAGGCGAAACGGCCACGCAAAGTATTGCAGTGACTCAAGCTTGA
- the moaC gene encoding cyclic pyranopterin monophosphate synthase MoaC has protein sequence MTNPLTHFDQNGQAHMVDIGEKAETHRIAIATGHISMLPSTLALIQTGNSKKGDVLGIARIAAIQAAKKTSDLIPLCHPISLTRIAVSFDVNEASSSISCAVTTETYGKTGVEMEALTAVSACLLTVYDMCKAVDRGMTISEIKLLEKHGGKSGDWVANK, from the coding sequence ATGACAAACCCACTCACCCACTTTGATCAAAATGGCCAAGCCCATATGGTTGATATTGGCGAAAAAGCCGAAACCCACCGTATTGCGATTGCAACAGGACACATTAGCATGTTGCCTTCAACGCTAGCGCTTATTCAAACTGGCAACAGCAAAAAAGGAGATGTACTTGGTATCGCCAGAATCGCTGCGATTCAGGCAGCAAAGAAAACTTCTGACCTTATCCCGCTGTGTCACCCGATTTCACTCACGCGCATTGCTGTGAGCTTTGATGTGAACGAAGCATCATCTAGTATCAGCTGCGCAGTGACCACTGAGACTTATGGAAAAACCGGTGTAGAGATGGAGGCACTGACCGCTGTGAGTGCTTGCTTACTCACCGTTTATGATATGTGCAAAGCGGTAGACCGTGGGATGACAATCTCTGAGATTAAGCTGCTAGAGAAACATGGCGGAAAGTCTGGTGACTGGGTCGCAAATAAGTAA
- a CDS encoding beta-barrel assembly-enhancing protease, translating to MKLNLSPIILLVASLLPTSLVTTSIVVVSLAYTHQAVANELPDLGDVSATVLSPLQEQEIAEQIMRQVAVSDDVLSDVEVSDYLQGLGARLVANGPDKRQKFNFFVVQDPSINAFAMPGGVVGVHTGLILASNNESELASVLGHEIGHVTQRHLARMLASQKYDTFKNLAGIALALLVARSNPQLATGAMTTASAIGVQNQLDYTRDYEREADRIGLQILDSGGFDVRAMPQFFKTLQRGSRFVEGGAPSFLRTHPLTSERIADVSNRVEQMPYRQVADGIEFQYVKAKLRAMLGVPQPAIDLFEQNIREQRYANAAAEHYGLAVALLRKSSWAEVEKELDWLKKNATPHPMIESLAARLEVARNKPAAAAEKYASGLRAFPDNRALIYGYAEHYLATKQAAQAIQLVKMKQDLYVDDAYMYDLLAKAYNMQNKVLLGHQAQSEAYYRKYDLARAIEQMDLAAKANDGDFYQQSIVEARLRQLRQMMGDDKKPKL from the coding sequence ATGAAATTAAATTTATCACCCATTATATTATTAGTTGCTTCACTTCTGCCGACTTCACTAGTTACGACTTCAATAGTTGTCGTTTCACTAGCGTACACGCATCAAGCGGTAGCCAATGAGTTGCCAGACTTAGGCGATGTGTCAGCAACAGTACTGTCGCCATTGCAAGAGCAGGAAATCGCAGAGCAGATTATGCGTCAGGTGGCTGTCAGTGATGATGTGCTAAGCGATGTAGAAGTGTCTGACTATTTGCAAGGACTAGGCGCGCGCTTGGTGGCGAATGGGCCGGATAAACGACAAAAGTTTAATTTCTTTGTGGTACAGGACCCTTCTATTAACGCGTTTGCAATGCCGGGTGGTGTGGTAGGTGTGCATACCGGTTTGATTTTAGCCTCTAATAATGAGTCTGAGCTTGCAAGTGTGCTGGGCCACGAAATTGGCCACGTTACCCAGCGACATCTGGCACGGATGCTTGCTTCGCAAAAATATGACACTTTTAAGAACTTAGCGGGTATTGCTTTGGCTTTGCTGGTTGCAAGGTCAAACCCGCAGTTGGCTACCGGTGCGATGACGACAGCATCTGCTATTGGTGTGCAAAACCAGCTGGATTACACGCGTGATTATGAGCGAGAAGCGGATCGTATCGGCTTGCAGATTTTAGATTCAGGTGGTTTTGATGTCAGGGCGATGCCTCAGTTCTTTAAAACGTTACAGCGTGGTTCTCGTTTTGTTGAGGGCGGCGCACCTAGTTTCTTACGCACTCACCCACTGACCTCTGAGCGTATTGCCGATGTGAGTAACCGTGTTGAGCAAATGCCTTACCGGCAGGTGGCAGATGGCATTGAGTTTCAATATGTTAAAGCCAAGCTACGTGCAATGTTGGGTGTTCCTCAGCCCGCGATTGATTTATTTGAGCAGAATATTCGTGAGCAACGCTATGCAAATGCAGCGGCCGAGCATTATGGGTTGGCTGTTGCTCTGCTGCGAAAAAGCTCATGGGCAGAGGTTGAAAAAGAGCTGGATTGGCTTAAAAAAAATGCGACGCCACACCCAATGATAGAAAGTTTAGCGGCGCGTTTAGAAGTGGCCAGAAATAAACCTGCAGCTGCAGCCGAGAAGTATGCGTCTGGATTACGTGCTTTTCCGGATAATCGTGCTTTAATTTATGGATATGCAGAGCATTACCTTGCGACAAAGCAAGCCGCACAAGCAATTCAACTAGTTAAAATGAAACAGGATTTGTATGTGGATGATGCTTATATGTATGATTTATTGGCTAAAGCTTACAATATGCAAAACAAGGTATTGCTTGGTCACCAAGCGCAGAGTGAGGCCTATTATCGAAAATATGACCTAGCGCGTGCTATTGAGCAAATGGATTTAGCCGCCAAAGCCAATGACGGTGATTTTTATCAGCAATCGATTGTTGAAGCACGCTTAAGGCAGCTGAGGCAAATGATGGGTGACGATAAAAAGCCTAAACTTTAG
- a CDS encoding sulfite exporter TauE/SafE family protein, with amino-acid sequence MIYLITFIAALVAFSISLICGGGAGLLLIPILGFALPVTQVPAALSVGTSISSITKIGLFYKSIRWSLVKHFLPTAIPGVFIGGYLLSHLDPVYIEFCMALFLVSNLPYVFKKPTETLNKTDKLTWSFPAVGFLAGLISGLTGAVGVLFNGVYLRYGLEKEEIVATRAANEIILHLIKLCLYAWLGLFTSKALLLGLTVALAAVISTFMMKTILPKITTKLFSKIGYGAMVVAGVLMLNSASIRIQEAHDPSINIMRMSKGFDAAFTWNDWLYTIEFKYEEGFEFEKLIPFTDLTPTRQAFVISQQADAHKTVIEKVYSLRKISYEAYYYNDQDSLIKKIKFN; translated from the coding sequence ATGATTTATTTGATTACTTTTATTGCTGCTTTAGTAGCATTCTCTATTAGTTTAATTTGTGGTGGCGGTGCGGGTCTTTTGCTTATTCCCATATTAGGTTTCGCACTACCAGTGACACAAGTACCCGCCGCCCTATCGGTGGGAACATCCATCAGCTCGATTACAAAAATTGGGTTATTTTATAAAAGCATTCGCTGGTCTCTAGTAAAACACTTTCTACCTACCGCAATTCCTGGTGTATTCATCGGCGGCTACCTGTTAAGCCATCTAGACCCTGTGTATATCGAATTTTGCATGGCCCTGTTTTTAGTATCAAACCTACCCTATGTATTTAAAAAACCAACTGAAACCTTAAACAAAACTGACAAACTTACATGGTCGTTTCCTGCTGTAGGGTTTTTAGCAGGCCTCATTTCCGGGTTAACTGGCGCCGTGGGCGTTTTGTTTAATGGCGTATATTTACGATACGGTCTAGAAAAAGAGGAGATTGTTGCCACCCGCGCAGCAAACGAAATTATTCTGCACCTGATAAAACTATGCTTGTACGCATGGTTAGGCTTATTTACAAGCAAGGCACTGCTACTAGGGTTAACTGTAGCGCTTGCCGCAGTAATATCCACCTTCATGATGAAGACCATACTCCCCAAAATCACCACAAAATTATTTAGCAAAATAGGATATGGGGCGATGGTCGTCGCAGGGGTGCTGATGTTGAATAGTGCGTCAATCCGGATACAGGAAGCTCACGACCCCAGCATTAATATCATGCGCATGTCTAAAGGGTTTGATGCAGCATTTACTTGGAATGATTGGCTATACACGATTGAGTTCAAATACGAGGAAGGGTTTGAATTTGAAAAACTCATCCCGTTTACTGATTTAACACCTACAAGACAAGCTTTCGTCATTAGTCAGCAAGCAGACGCACATAAAACAGTTATCGAAAAAGTTTACTCACTTAGAAAAATATCTTACGAGGCTTATTACTATAACGACCAAGATTCGTTAATTAAGAAAATAAAGTTTAATTAA